One genomic region from Phragmites australis chromosome 1, lpPhrAust1.1, whole genome shotgun sequence encodes:
- the LOC133929292 gene encoding PH, RCC1 and FYVE domains-containing protein 1-like isoform X1 yields the protein MHTKGVSSDAIRVSTSSAPSTSSHGSAQDDYDSSGEVYVWGEVICDNSVRTGSDAVIRSTGKTDFLLPKPLESKLVLDVYHVDCGVKHAALVTKNGEVFTWGEESGGRLGHGSREDSVHPRLVELLAICNVDIVACGEFHTCAVTTAGELYTWGDGTHNIGLLGNGTDVSHWIPKRISGALEGLQVAYVSCGTWHTALITSRGQLFTFGDGTFGVLGHGNHESISCPREVESLSGLKTIAVACGVWHTAAVVEVIVTQSSSSISSGKLFTWGDGDKHRLGHGDKEPRLKPTCVASLIDYDFHRIACGHSLTVGLTTSGQVLSMGNTVYGQLGNPRSDGKLPCLVEDIMGEYVVQVACGSYHVAVLTNKSEVFTWGKGANGRLGHGDIEDRKIPTLVEALRDRAVRHIACGSNFTAAICQHKWVSGAEQSQCASCRQPFGFTRKRHNCHNCGLVHCNACTSRKAPRAALAPNPAKPYRVCDSCFMKLNSAVYSSAINKRKEAVPRHSGESNPDAKLAKAIVPSNMDMIRSLDSKAAKQGKKTDALSFLRTPQMSSLLQLRDIALSGGVDLNKSVPRAVRTSAVRSLNSSRAVSPFSRRPSPPRSTTPVPTTHGLSIAKNAADSLTKTNEMLAQEVERLRAQVDNLRHRCERQELELQKSAKKVQEAMALVAEESAKSKAAKEVIKSLTAQLKDMAERLPPDQGAYDGSEANPSQVPNGIEMHASIYASMNGIHQPRNESISALSTPSLNTGRLLHPNGISSQHKSPGNTSENSEVNSHSHRVSGPHDAENSNRRAHCSSDEMLNVSSRADDSSSKDARSLLNGEDGYKSRSVISLSGNQVQAEWIEQYEPGVYITLTTLHDGTRDLKRVRFSRRRFGEHQAEHWWNENRDKVYEKYNVRSSERVSSASSTRCTCP from the exons ATGCACACCAAAGGGGTTTCTTCAGATGCCATCAGAGTTAGCACCTCTAGTGCCCCTAGTACATCAAGTCATGGTTCTGCACAAGATGACTATGATTCTTCAGGCGAGGTGTACGTGTGGGGTGAAGTTATTTGTGACAACTCTGTAAGAACTGGTTCCGATGCAGTAATTAGGTCAACTGGGAAGACTGATTTTCTACTGCCTAAACCCTTGGAGTCCAAGTTAGTTCTTGATGTGTATCATGTGGATTGTGGGGTCAAGCATGCTGCTTTGGTCACAAAAAACGGGGAAGTATTTACATGGGGTGAAGAATCTGGAGGACGTCTTGGCCATGGATCTAGAGAAGACTCTGTTCACCCTCGTCTAGTCGAGTTGTTAGCAATTTGTAATGTGGATATCGTTGCTTGTGGGGAGTTCCATACCTGTGCGGTGACAACAGCTGGGGAACTGTATACCTGGGGGGATGGGACACATAATATTGGACTTCTAGGCAATGGTACTGATGTAAGCCACTGGATTCCTAAAAGAATTTCAGGAGCACTGGAGGGTCTTCAGGTTGCTTATGTTTCTTGTGGGACCTGGCATACAGCCTTGATTACATCAAGAGGCCAGCTGTTTACCTTTGGTGATGGTACATTTGGAGTTTTAGGCCATGGAAACCACGAAAGCATTTCATGTCCAAGGGAAGTAGAGTCTTTATCGGGGTTGAAAACAATTGCTGTTGCATGTGGTGTATGGCACACTGCAGCTGTTGTTGAAGTTATAGTGACCCAGTCGAGTTCAAGTATATCTTCTGGGAAGCTCTTCACATGGGGAGATGGCGACAAGCATCGACTTGGTCATGGTGACAAGGAACCAAGACTTAAGCCTACGTGTGTGGCCTCACTTATCGACTATGATTTTCACAGGATAGCATGTGGTCATAGTCTTACTGTAGGCCTGACAACATCTGGACAAGTTCTGAGCATGGGTAATACTGTTTATGGTCAACTTGGAAATCCCCGTTCAGATGGTAAACTTCCATGCTTAGTTGAAGATATCATGGGTGAATATGTTGTGCAAGTTGCGTGTGGTTCCTACCATGTTGCAGTTTTGACAAATAAGAGTGAGGTTTTTACATGGGGAAAAGGTGCCAATGGAAGATTGGGCCATGGAGATATAGAGGATAGGAAAATACCTACACTGGTCGAGGCATTGAGAGACAGAGCTGTTAGGCACATAGCCTGCGGTTCAAACTTCACCGCAGCTATATGCCAGCATAAATGGGTGTCAGGAGCCGAGCAGTCACAGTGTGCCTCATGTCGGCAACCATTTGGATTCACCCGAAAGAGGCATAATTGCCATAATTGTGGACTTGTCCATTGTAATGCATGCACCTCGCGGAAGGCTCCGAGAGCAGCATTGGCTCCTAATCCTGCGAAACCTTACCGTGTTTGTGATTCGTGTTTCATGAAATTGAACAGTGCCGTATACTCCAGTGCAATTAATAAGAGGAAAGAGGCTGTGCCTCGCCACTCTGGTGAAAGCAACCCTGATGCTAAATTAGCTAAAGCAATCGTACCTAGCAATATGGATATGATTAGAAGTTTGGATAGCAAGGCAGCAAAGCAAGGGAAGAAAACCGATGCGCTGTCATTTCTTCGGACTCCTCAAATGAGTTCACTTCTTCAGCTGAGGGATATTGCTTTATCTGGTGGTGTTGATCTGAATAAATCAGTTCCAAGAGCAGTTCGTACATCAGCAGTTCGATCATTAAACTCTTCTAGGGCTGTTTCCCCTTTCTCTCGCAGGCCTAGTCCACCACGTTCTACCACACCAGTCCCAACAACTCATGGACTTTCTATTGCTAAAAATGCTGCTGATAGTCTTACAAAAACTAATGAGATGTTAGCGCAAGAGGTTGAAAGACTCCGCGCACAG GTTGATAATCTGAGGCACCGCTGTGAGCGTCAAGAACTTGAGTTGCAGAAATCAGCCAAGAAAGTACAAGAAGCCATGGCACTGGTTGCAGAGGAATCTGCAAAGTCCAAAGCTGCTAAGGAAGTCATAAAGTCCCTTACAGCACAG CTCAAGGATATGGCTGAAAGACTACCTCCAGATCAGGGAGCGTATGATGGCAGTGAAGCAAATCCATCGCAAGTTCCAAACGGCATTGAGATGCATGCTTCTATATACGCTAGCATGAATGGCATTCACCAACCACGAAATGAGTCTATCAGTGCCTTAAGCACACCTAGCCTGAACACGGGAAGGTTGTTGCACCCAAATGGGATCTCGAGTCAACATAAATCACCAGGAAATACTAGTGAAAATAGTGAAGTGAATTCTCACAGCCATAGGGTTTCAGGTCCTCATGATGCTGAAAATTCGAATAGAAGAGCACATTGCAGTAGTGATGAGATGCTCAATGTAAGCAGTAGAGCAGATGATAGTAGCAGCAAGGATGCTAGGTCCCTTTTAAATGGTGAGGATGGTTACAAATCACGAAGCGTGATATCATTGTCCGGCAACCAAGTTCAGGCTGAGTGGATTGAACAGTATGAACCAGGTGTATATATAACACTGACAACACTTCATGATGGGACCCGAGATCTAAAGCGCGTACGCTTCAG TCGAAGGCGGTTTGGTGAGCATCAAGCAGAGCACTGGTGGAATGAGAACCGCGACAAGGTATACGAGAAGTACAACGTAAGGAGTTCCGAACGGGTCTCGTCAGCGTCATCAACCAG ATGTACATGCCCATGA
- the LOC133929292 gene encoding PH, RCC1 and FYVE domains-containing protein 1-like isoform X3 — protein sequence MHTKGVSSDAIRVSTSSAPSTSSHGSAQDDYDSSGEVYVWGEVICDNSVRTGSDAVIRSTGKTDFLLPKPLESKLVLDVYHVDCGVKHAALVTKNGEVFTWGEESGGRLGHGSREDSVHPRLVELLAICNVDIVACGEFHTCAVTTAGELYTWGDGTHNIGLLGNGTDVSHWIPKRISGALEGLQVAYVSCGTWHTALITSRGQLFTFGDGTFGVLGHGNHESISCPREVESLSGLKTIAVACGVWHTAAVVEVIVTQSSSSISSGKLFTWGDGDKHRLGHGDKEPRLKPTCVASLIDYDFHRIACGHSLTVGLTTSGQVLSMGNTVYGQLGNPRSDGKLPCLVEDIMGEYVVQVACGSYHVAVLTNKSEVFTWGKGANGRLGHGDIEDRKIPTLVEALRDRAVRHIACGSNFTAAICQHKWVSGAEQSQCASCRQPFGFTRKRHNCHNCGLVHCNACTSRKAPRAALAPNPAKPYRVCDSCFMKLNSAVYSSAINKRKEAVPRHSGESNPDAKLAKAIVPSNMDMIRSLDSKAAKQGKKTDALSFLRTPQMSSLLQLRDIALSGGVDLNKSVPRAVRTSAVRSLNSSRAVSPFSRRPSPPRSTTPVPTTHGLSIAKNAADSLTKTNEMLAQEVERLRAQVDNLRHRCERQELELQKSAKKVQEAMALVAEESAKSKAAKEVIKSLTAQLKDMAERLPPDQGAYDGSEANPSQVPNGIEMHASIYASMNGIHQPRNESISALSTPSLNTGRLLHPNGISSQHKSPGNTSENSEVNSHSHRVSGPHDAENSNRRAHCSSDEMLNVSSRADDSSSKDARSLLNGEDGYKSRSVISLSGNQVQAEWIEQYEPGVYITLTTLHDGTRDLKRVRFSRRRFGEHQAEHWWNENRDKVYEKYNILQTDGFFGLYAGYAATLLRNLPAGVLSYSSFEYLKAFTLKKHNKEGLTPGESVLCGALAGAISAALTTPLDVVKTRLMTRVGTEGSPTVLGTMREVVAEEGLMGLSRGIGPRVLHSACFAALGYCAFETARFAILQWYLEGCERKAAVEMKPGAAAA from the exons ATGCACACCAAAGGGGTTTCTTCAGATGCCATCAGAGTTAGCACCTCTAGTGCCCCTAGTACATCAAGTCATGGTTCTGCACAAGATGACTATGATTCTTCAGGCGAGGTGTACGTGTGGGGTGAAGTTATTTGTGACAACTCTGTAAGAACTGGTTCCGATGCAGTAATTAGGTCAACTGGGAAGACTGATTTTCTACTGCCTAAACCCTTGGAGTCCAAGTTAGTTCTTGATGTGTATCATGTGGATTGTGGGGTCAAGCATGCTGCTTTGGTCACAAAAAACGGGGAAGTATTTACATGGGGTGAAGAATCTGGAGGACGTCTTGGCCATGGATCTAGAGAAGACTCTGTTCACCCTCGTCTAGTCGAGTTGTTAGCAATTTGTAATGTGGATATCGTTGCTTGTGGGGAGTTCCATACCTGTGCGGTGACAACAGCTGGGGAACTGTATACCTGGGGGGATGGGACACATAATATTGGACTTCTAGGCAATGGTACTGATGTAAGCCACTGGATTCCTAAAAGAATTTCAGGAGCACTGGAGGGTCTTCAGGTTGCTTATGTTTCTTGTGGGACCTGGCATACAGCCTTGATTACATCAAGAGGCCAGCTGTTTACCTTTGGTGATGGTACATTTGGAGTTTTAGGCCATGGAAACCACGAAAGCATTTCATGTCCAAGGGAAGTAGAGTCTTTATCGGGGTTGAAAACAATTGCTGTTGCATGTGGTGTATGGCACACTGCAGCTGTTGTTGAAGTTATAGTGACCCAGTCGAGTTCAAGTATATCTTCTGGGAAGCTCTTCACATGGGGAGATGGCGACAAGCATCGACTTGGTCATGGTGACAAGGAACCAAGACTTAAGCCTACGTGTGTGGCCTCACTTATCGACTATGATTTTCACAGGATAGCATGTGGTCATAGTCTTACTGTAGGCCTGACAACATCTGGACAAGTTCTGAGCATGGGTAATACTGTTTATGGTCAACTTGGAAATCCCCGTTCAGATGGTAAACTTCCATGCTTAGTTGAAGATATCATGGGTGAATATGTTGTGCAAGTTGCGTGTGGTTCCTACCATGTTGCAGTTTTGACAAATAAGAGTGAGGTTTTTACATGGGGAAAAGGTGCCAATGGAAGATTGGGCCATGGAGATATAGAGGATAGGAAAATACCTACACTGGTCGAGGCATTGAGAGACAGAGCTGTTAGGCACATAGCCTGCGGTTCAAACTTCACCGCAGCTATATGCCAGCATAAATGGGTGTCAGGAGCCGAGCAGTCACAGTGTGCCTCATGTCGGCAACCATTTGGATTCACCCGAAAGAGGCATAATTGCCATAATTGTGGACTTGTCCATTGTAATGCATGCACCTCGCGGAAGGCTCCGAGAGCAGCATTGGCTCCTAATCCTGCGAAACCTTACCGTGTTTGTGATTCGTGTTTCATGAAATTGAACAGTGCCGTATACTCCAGTGCAATTAATAAGAGGAAAGAGGCTGTGCCTCGCCACTCTGGTGAAAGCAACCCTGATGCTAAATTAGCTAAAGCAATCGTACCTAGCAATATGGATATGATTAGAAGTTTGGATAGCAAGGCAGCAAAGCAAGGGAAGAAAACCGATGCGCTGTCATTTCTTCGGACTCCTCAAATGAGTTCACTTCTTCAGCTGAGGGATATTGCTTTATCTGGTGGTGTTGATCTGAATAAATCAGTTCCAAGAGCAGTTCGTACATCAGCAGTTCGATCATTAAACTCTTCTAGGGCTGTTTCCCCTTTCTCTCGCAGGCCTAGTCCACCACGTTCTACCACACCAGTCCCAACAACTCATGGACTTTCTATTGCTAAAAATGCTGCTGATAGTCTTACAAAAACTAATGAGATGTTAGCGCAAGAGGTTGAAAGACTCCGCGCACAG GTTGATAATCTGAGGCACCGCTGTGAGCGTCAAGAACTTGAGTTGCAGAAATCAGCCAAGAAAGTACAAGAAGCCATGGCACTGGTTGCAGAGGAATCTGCAAAGTCCAAAGCTGCTAAGGAAGTCATAAAGTCCCTTACAGCACAG CTCAAGGATATGGCTGAAAGACTACCTCCAGATCAGGGAGCGTATGATGGCAGTGAAGCAAATCCATCGCAAGTTCCAAACGGCATTGAGATGCATGCTTCTATATACGCTAGCATGAATGGCATTCACCAACCACGAAATGAGTCTATCAGTGCCTTAAGCACACCTAGCCTGAACACGGGAAGGTTGTTGCACCCAAATGGGATCTCGAGTCAACATAAATCACCAGGAAATACTAGTGAAAATAGTGAAGTGAATTCTCACAGCCATAGGGTTTCAGGTCCTCATGATGCTGAAAATTCGAATAGAAGAGCACATTGCAGTAGTGATGAGATGCTCAATGTAAGCAGTAGAGCAGATGATAGTAGCAGCAAGGATGCTAGGTCCCTTTTAAATGGTGAGGATGGTTACAAATCACGAAGCGTGATATCATTGTCCGGCAACCAAGTTCAGGCTGAGTGGATTGAACAGTATGAACCAGGTGTATATATAACACTGACAACACTTCATGATGGGACCCGAGATCTAAAGCGCGTACGCTTCAG TCGAAGGCGGTTTGGTGAGCATCAAGCAGAGCACTGGTGGAATGAGAACCGCGACAAGGTATACGAGAAGTACAAC ATCCTCCAGACCGACGGCTTCTTCGGCCTCTACGCCGGCTATGCCGCCACACTCCTCCGCAACCTCCCCGCCGGGGTGCTGAGCTACTCCTCATTCGAGTACCTTAAGGCCTTCACTCTGAAGAAGCACAACAAGGAGGGCCTGACCCCCGGGGAGAGCGTGCTCTGCGGCGCTCTTGCGGGGGCGATATCAGCTGCGCTCACCACCCCGCTTGACGTGGTGAAGACGCGGCTGATGACCAGGGTGGGCACGGAGGGGAGCCCCACGGTGCTGGGGACGATGAGGGAGGTCGTTGCGGAGGAGGGGCTCATGGGCCTGTCCCGTGGCATTGGCCCCAGGGTGCTGCACAGCGCGTGCTTTGCTGCGCTAGGGTACTGTGCCTTCGAGACTGCAAGGTTTGCCATTCTGCAGTGGTACCTTGAAGGCTGCGAAAGGAAGGCTGCAGTAGAGATGAAGcccggagctgctgctgcttga
- the LOC133929292 gene encoding protein MITOFERRINLIKE 1, chloroplastic-like isoform X2 — protein sequence MPPPSSAKPRLALPAMTRSQSQEDVDLPSLTSLLLHYPAASSAAVFSSSSLSIPAAPKPKHNPATTTVPTPLARAAIGACAGAAAGAFTYAALLPIDAVKTRLQAAAAPSATSWQVFLDILRADGPLGLYRGLSAVILGSASSSAVYFGTCELAKSLLRPHLPPFLVPPLAGASGNVSSSAIMVPKELITQRLQSGAAKGRSWQVLLQILQTDGFFGLYAGYAATLLRNLPAGVLSYSSFEYLKAFTLKKHNKEGLTPGESVLCGALAGAISAALTTPLDVVKTRLMTRVGTEGSPTVLGTMREVVAEEGLMGLSRGIGPRVLHSACFAALGYCAFETARFAILQWYLEGCERKAAVEMKPGAAAA from the coding sequence ATGCCGCCGCCGTCCAGCGCCAAGCCCCGCCTTGCGCTCCCCGCCATGACCCGATCCCAATCGCAAGAAGACGTGGACTTGCCGTCCCTCACGTCCCTGCTCCTCCACTACCCCGCCGCTTCCTCCGCTGccgtcttctcctcctcctccctctccatccCCGCCGCACCCAAACCCAAGCACAATCCCGCAACCACCACGGTCCCCACCCCGCTCGCCCGCGCCGCCATCGGGGCCTGCGCAGGCGCCGCCGCGGGGGCCTTCACCTACGCCGCGCTGCTCCCCATCGACGCCGTCAAGACCCGCCTccaggccgccgccgcgccctcgGCCACCTCCTGGCAGGTCTTCCTCGACATCCTCCGCGCCGACGGGCCGCTCGGCCTCTACCGCGGCCTATCCGCCGTCATCCTCGGCTCAGCGTCCTCCTCCGCCGTCTACTTCGGCACCTGCGAGCTCGCCAAGTCGCTCCTCCGCCCCCACCTCCCGCCATTCCTCGTGCCCCCGCTCGCAGGCGCCAGCGGCAACGTCTCCTCCTCCGCCATCATGGTTCCCAAGGAGCTCATCACCCAGCGCCTCCAGTCCGGCGCCGCAAAAGGACGCTCCTGGCAGGTGCTCCTGCAGATCCTCCAGACCGACGGCTTCTTCGGCCTCTACGCCGGCTATGCCGCCACACTCCTCCGCAACCTCCCCGCCGGGGTGCTGAGCTACTCCTCATTCGAGTACCTTAAGGCCTTCACTCTGAAGAAGCACAACAAGGAGGGCCTGACCCCCGGGGAGAGCGTGCTCTGCGGCGCTCTTGCGGGGGCGATATCAGCTGCGCTCACCACCCCGCTTGACGTGGTGAAGACGCGGCTGATGACCAGGGTGGGCACGGAGGGGAGCCCCACGGTGCTGGGGACGATGAGGGAGGTCGTTGCGGAGGAGGGGCTCATGGGCCTGTCCCGTGGCATTGGCCCCAGGGTGCTGCACAGCGCGTGCTTTGCTGCGCTAGGGTACTGTGCCTTCGAGACTGCAAGGTTTGCCATTCTGCAGTGGTACCTTGAAGGCTGCGAAAGGAAGGCTGCAGTAGAGATGAAGcccggagctgctgctgcttga